From the genome of Malus sylvestris chromosome 13, drMalSylv7.2, whole genome shotgun sequence:
AGCTCTCGAAGCTTAGAGAGAGTGTGAGTTCCtgagagttagagagagagagtgttggTTTCGGATAttagagggaaagagagactGGAACCAAGATAGgtgtataaaaataataaggtgGGTCCCACGACTCactatttaatataaaaaaataataaaaaaaacaagtttttAGATAGAAATGGGTGGGGTGTTACAAGGTGGGCTGGTCTTAGTAGCGATGGTGGCACGTTAAGGAAGGAAATTGGATGGAGAAATTTGAGTGAAGTTGTTGAATTTGCGTGAAATAGGTTTGAAATGGAGGAAAAATCCTATCTTTCTCAAGCGTTGAGTGAGCAAAATCTGGTATGTTACAAATCTCATTGCTTGTATGTAAGAAAGATGTGTACAATATGTTGTCAAATTATCAGAAAGACGAGTAAAAAGTCCATCTCCAATAACACTATATGGTTTCCAGCATGTTAATTAGTACATACACAATCTGACAGGTGTGATGTTTAATTACAAAAAGCTCGTATTAATTAGtgtgaaattaaaatatttaaacaattTTTCTGCTCTATCTCTAGTTGACGTGGAATATTTCAACACAGATTTCAACAAAACTGAAATTttaaccaatcatgtgatgagtGAGGATGTAGAGAGAGCGCATCCAATTAGAAAGTACAAAGCTTTTAGTTTTGGTTACAAAAAGTAGAGTTTCCGCACAACCTTTGCCTCCTCCTATCATATAGCTTTAGAGGGAGCATTTGATCAAGTTGAGTATCGAGGGTACGTTCCATTTATTCCAAAATTGTGTGGCGCTGGGATGTTTGTCCTCGCCTATATTTATTCATTCCCCTTTTACCTCCACAACAAGAAAGCTTTCCACCCCCACACTCCCACTTTTAAAGCAAACAGATTCAATTTGCAAAAACGATAAATTtacgaaaaattattattttttccttcattaatattaatattattacATGACATACTGActtatgtgtatttttttttaaggaggACAACTGGTGGCAAACCATGGTTATCTACCCCTTTCGGGAGCCAATAAGACTCACAAAGGCATTTCAGCATTCCCATGGTCACAAGTTTGGCTATCACACTAGCAACGGATTTCGAAACCGAGACGACTTATGttttagataaataaaaaaatacggAATATGATTCTCTCTCCTACGAATCCCCTTCCATTCCCTCCTATTATTTTTCacctttcattttttgtttataaaaaatattaacataaaatgttgacgtgacttaattgTGGCCGAGAACAGAGAGCTGAGAAGGGGAATGAGTCCAAAAACATTATTCACAATCAAAATGCAATGTGCTTTCACATGGCAGATTGGTGAAACGGGCCAAACCTATAAAttaaaagtataaaaaaaaatcgaaaaactCTCATTGAATTTTCGATAATAGAGGTTATTTTTTTAATGGTTATACTGTGAATACTAactatttaaattatattttaaaactatataatgtgattgttaataattaaattattacttaattattaattaatttacttattttctATTTGAAAAACATtacataatttacaaatttaatatttaatttctttaactttcaaaaagaaaaaagcgcAATATAAAGAGCATCACAACTGTTAACTACAAAGAAGTCAAAAAGCAGCGGACAGCAAACCCACACCACAAAAACAAGCAAGTAAAGTATTTTTCTTCATCATTATATAACTATGATGTAATGGACATtctatattttattatatagtCACATGTTCTTTTACTTAATTTTAGTTAATTTCATATAAaagattatttttttaattaaaaaaattaaaattaaatgaaataacAAGTAACGCATGATTAGATATATAATAGGCATACACTATGATTTACGATAATGAGCAAAAATTCTCCCTCCAAACTTGAATGAGTCCCACGACTCACTCGGGGCCCGCAAAACCAACGGTTCCAGTTCGACCTCGCGGCCCCATTTTCCCTTCCAGACCGCCCTAAGAAAACGCCACGTAGTTGATTAGCTGGTGAGTTGTGTGTCTAGCTTGTGTTTCTGGCTCAGTACAACTGTACATCATCAtccaacacacacacaaacgCTCACGCGCCCATTATCGCACTCGCCAACTGTTGCCTTTCCCTCTACGTCGCACGTTCTCGGAACTCcactttctattttctttttattaatgggtatttataaaaaataatctttTAAATTGATCCATCCCATCTgttcttgaaattgaaaatcgatatcgcaaatcaatgtagtcttTCCTTCATAATTTCGTTAAAAATTCTGTTATTTGCTGATGTAgcatattttatattaaaaaactaataaaatattattaaaaactaaaaaaaatcatttaataatttaataatttttaaatgttaaaataataattaattattaaaaaaaaaaaaaaaaaaacccatgttTGTGAACCCGCCGTCCCCTTCTCCCCCACCCCCAGCAACAACCCGAAGACCATGTTCGTCATCCCACTCgtcatccccccccccccccccggcggcCCCCTTCTCCCCCACCCCCTgcacccagaagaagaagaagaagaaaggaaaaaaaaaaaaccccaatttCGTCTTCCCCCCCACCCTCTGCAGcccacaaagaaagaaagaaagaaagaagaagaagaaggaaaaaaaaaaaaaccaagttcGCTGCAAtccagaaagaaaaagagaagaagaagaagaaacccaaGTTTGCTGCAatccagaaagaagaagaagaaaaaaaaaaaaaaaacccaagttcgctgcagaaagaagaagaaaaaaaaaaatatatatatattaaatgattttttttaatttttaataatatttttttagttttttaatataaaatatgcCACATCATTTATCACATCAGCATATAACATAATTACGACGGAAGGACTACATTAATTTATGACattcaatttcaaaaattacattgattgattttcaattttatagaCCATCTAATGTATGAGTCAATTTAAGGaacaatttgtaattaaaatcctttattaatttcattttttttaaataaaaccactttttatattaatttcgCCTTCGtctctttccattttttttgaaattttctggTTCCTTTCTCCCTTTCATTTCGAACTGCGATTTCAGATCTCGCAAACCGTCGACGATGGCCAATCCCTGGCGTGGTGCCGGCGCCTGGGCCGCCGAGGCTGAGCGAGCCGAGGCTGAGGAGCTCGCGTCGGCCGCCCAGGCCGAGTCCCAGAGCTTCCCCAGCCTAAAGGAAGCCTCCAGCGCCAagccaaagaagaagaagatgagcctcTCCGAATTCTACAACGCTTCCAGCACCCCGGCCTCTAATCGGGTCGGTCTCACTCCCGACGAGATGATGCGCCTCCCTACCGGCCCCAAGGAGCGCTCTGCCGAAGATATGCAGTACGGTCGCCTAGGTGGCGGGTTTTCCTCCTATGGTCGCTCAGGTCCGAATCCGGGTCGGGGCGGGGACGGAGAGGGCGGAGACGGGTCATGGGGTGGTGGTGGAAGAAGATCCTACGGTGGATTCGACGACGACCGGAGGGGCCCGCCTTCTAGGGTTTCTGATTTCGATCAGCCGTCCAGGGCGGACGAGGTTGACAATTGGGCAATGACTAAAAAATCTCTTCCTTCTGAAGATTCGAGTAGGCAGAGCCGGTATAGCTCGCTCGGTAGTGGTGGTGctgggggtggtggtggtggtatgGGCGCCCCAGCTTGGTCTAGGGCAGACGAGGTTGATAACTGGGCTGTTGGGAAGAAGCCTGCTCCTTCTAGGTCATCCACATTTGGGTCTGGTTTTCGCGATTCGGGTGCAGAGCCGGATCGCTGGGCGAGAGGCGGACGTGAGGTCGACAGAGTTGAGAGAGAGCGACCTAAATTGGTGTTGGATCCTCCGAAAGGCGAGAATGAGCCACTGCAGGTTGTGAAGACCAATAAGCCAAACCCATTCGGAGCAGCTCGACCTAGGGAGGAGATTTTGGCTGAGAAAGGGACGGATTGGAAGAAGCTGGAGTTGGAAATTGAAGCCAAGAAGACGAGCAGGCCGACTAGTGCCCACTCAAGTAGGCCTTCGAGTGCTCAGTCAAGCCGGTCTGAAGGGCCCGGGCTGCATGGGAGTGATAATGCAGTGAAGCCGCGGCCGAAAGTAAACCCCTTTGGTGATGCCAAGCCAAGGGAGGTTTTGCTGGAGGAGCGGGGTAAGGATTGGCGGAAGATTGATCTCGAGCTGGAGCATCAGGGTATTGACAGGTTGGTCTCGACTTCTTTTATGTCAATTTTGTAGGTAGTGCATTCAGCTAAGTAATGGTTTGAATATGCATGGTGATGGTGGGTTGATTGTTATGGTTTTTTGCTATTAAGAGTTGCCCAAGTGAGTTGGGTTGTTTGCAATGGTGGGTTCATTTTTATGGTTTGAATATGCATGGTAATGGCGGGTTGATTCCATGCAAAGAAGCTAGATGGGTTGGATTATGTGTATTGAGTTCATGTTTCGGTTGGAAAAGTTTGTATCGAAATAAGTAGACTAATGTATAGTTGAAACGATTAGATTATGTTTGGGTTAGTACCTCCTCTTGGGGCACATTCTTGTCCTATTGTTGTGTGTTTATGGTGCGGGGGAGAAAAAAGTTTACACAAACTGTTTTCTTCCCCTCCCCGATGAAGTACATATTCGTTGCAGACAACTATGCAATTAGAGACAATGCAGAAGACCATGTCTTTTGACTTCTTGTGTTTTTGTAATGTGGTAAGTGGGAGTTGTCTGGATGTTATGCTGATACAGCTTGGTGTCTTCTTCTTTGCTGAATGAGTCCGATCTAATCACAAGATACTAAtattttttataacaaatttGATTGCACCCACATGCCATAATTATTAGAATTTGCTTTTTAATTGGTCATGTTTATTGTTTACTGGATTACCTTTTCCATCGATAGGCCAGGGTCTGGGGCTGGGAGGCCTGGGTCTGCAGCAGGCAGGGGTGGTAGCTTTCTTGAGAGGACGCCTTCTTATTCCGATTCTAGAAGCATGGAATATGTTGATGGGCCTCCCTCGCAAGGCAAAGGAGATCCGTGGGCAAGGCCTTTTGATGACAGAAGGTCATTCCATGGTGGCAGGGAGAGAGGAGGATTTCTGGGGAACAGAGACATGGGCAGGTGAGAATAAAGTGCTTCTGCGCTTTCCTTTTTACAGTCTTAGGGAGGAAGTTAACCTGTTTACGAAAGAAACTTGATATGTTATGCTTTACGAAAGAACATTTTGGGTCGGTTAATCATGTGCAGTTGTAAAAAACCAATCAGCACATCCCTTTTAGAACAAAAGATATATAACAGTACAAAATATTTCGTTAGAAGCTTTAAGAATTTTGGAGAAGTTGAAGGATATATTTACTCTGGGAGCTACAGATTGGTTATGAATGCCTCAAAATGCATGTGATGTTTGGTTGTTGTTTATTTGGCAGGGCAAGGTCAAGAGAAGGATGGTGAACCGCGCCGTTTCAATGGATTCGTTGAACTGCCTAGCGCTTCCAACAACCAGAACCCAATAATATTTTGCCCcactctttttgttttcttcattttgCTCTGGGAAAAATGGAGCAAGCATTATTGATTACTGGCACTGGGAAAACACTTGCGGTGATGATGTGTTCTTACATCCCGAAACTATGTAAAATTGCAGTTTTCCGCGTTCTTttttgtctgttttttttttatgtgaagGAGCCTGTATTGTTCTTAGGATCCAATTTTACTGAACGCTACGGGGCTCACTAGTCTATTTTTTGTGACGATCGTCAGGGTAATATACCGATAATTTGGTTCTATAGTGCATGGCCTTGTTGCTGGGTGCCATATTATGTGCAAGAAAAGTCCCGGAACTCAAATTTCTCAATTTTTGTACGGAATGTAGTACATGAAGATAAGCattgttaattttgatttattgatttttttcaattcattttatTCGACGGTTGAAAGTTCAGAAATATCAAACGCTGGATAAGCCGTGGATCCAAATTCCATCTTAAGTTTCTCATTGATGTGTGTTTAAACTCGTTCTCTGTAGTTAGCTTATGGGCCACGGTTAATGCCAAGTCTTTTGGGTTGCCTATACAAGGGTGTCACCGCAGCAGTATCTCTAGCCTATTAAACGTCACTCTATGTTTAAACTTTTTTACGTGTAGTATATTGAGAGATTGACATTTCGGAAAAGTTTTTCATTACACTATGcttagatgaagaaatttaatattattaaggaactttaaaatgataaaaattaaaatgatgggatttattttctagaatttgtgaattttcttgtttggttaacataaaagaacaatgaaattgaatacagaatttgttatttttaagcgCTGAATCATAGAAATTAGGAaatgacacttatttacatgaaatttaaacttgaaaAGTGAAggttccaaattccaagtttttttttccatgcggaaattctaaaattctatgtttatgaatccaaacaaaaaaaattaatgtatgtcaatttataaattctgatttttatttaaattttaaatttaacaaactCGGTGAGAAGAAAGTTCTGCGGCTGTGCTGTTCTTTAAAATATTCATAGAAGCAGTTGAGGTAGGCTTGAACAATTTCAAGATACCGATGTGGCGCAGTCTGAATCGTTGGATCTTTCACCAGCAATATTCCGAATTCAGATGATGAGGATGTTGATGAACTGATGATATCACTAGGcatttgttttaatattttagtgTCTACATTTCACGTTCTGGTACCTGCTGCCCGTTGACCTAAACTTGCTAGGTCTCCTCCACCGATCCTATGGATCCCCAAATCAGTTTCTTTTCTTCAACAAATGAGCCACAAAGAGAAGCGCAATCCATGCAGAAGAACACAACCATCTAGCTAGCTTCATCGCTTATTGTTCAAGGTAAAAGTTTCACCCTCATCTTTTTCCCTTGTGTCATAAATGCTTTAGCTAAAAGTGCTTtgagaaaaatatttttggatttcaaaagCACCAATTATGTACGTAGAAAGCACTCAAGTGATTTTTcatgattcacttgcatttttattgaGGATTGGTCACAAAAATATTATCATCAAAACCGCTTTCAGCCATTCTAAAACTACTACCAAACGAGCCCTTTATTTTTAGTATCAGAAGCGTTTTTAGTTGTTTGAAAACGTTTTTAACCATTTTAAAAGCAATCCCGAACAATGCCTTTAATTCCGTTAATTGATTTCAATGAGTGTGGAATGACTTAATGGATTGTGTGGTTGACATCACTATCTGTTGTTTGGTGAAAAGGGAGTGAGAGAAAGCAGTAGGAGGAGATTCATATGGACCGTGCAAGTTTTGGTAGTATCAATAGGTGGTGGAGAGGCCCTTGGGGAGTTAAGAAGAGTGTGGAGGCAGTGGCAGTAGGAGTGGTTTTAGTTGGTGCCCTTTCGGTTTTCTTAGGCCTTGCACCACAAAACACATCAAGTAATGGTTGCCAATTCCCAGCAATGTTTAACTTTGGCGATTCTAATTCCGACACGGGTGGCTTATCAGCCACATTTTTTCGACTTCCAGCCCCCTATGGCAATACATTCTTTGGTAAACCTTCAGGCAGGTTTTCAGACGGGCGTCTCATGATCGATTTTATAGGTTAGTACATCAACTGTGTTGTAATGTATCATGCATTATGTTTAAGACAATTAGAACCTGCATTTGGCAATCTTGCAGCTCAGAAGTTGGGGTTTCCATTTGTGAGTGCTTATCTGGATGCTGTTGGAACTAATTTTTATCATGGAGCAAGTTTTGCGACCGGAGGATCTACCATTCAGCCATTAGATGGCAAGATGTTTGAAGCGAGATATAGCCCCATCTCTCTTAACGTGCAGCTTGCCCAATTTGCGCGGTTGAAAGCGCGTGCGAATGAGGTTTTTGCTGAAGGTTGGGATATATTGTTGTTGAGGAAGTCTATTGTTATATAGAGTTGTAGAGAAAATTACTTGAATCATAAGCTTGATTATGTTACACTCAGTTATGGCATTGGTTTTCAGGTAAAAGCTCAAAGGTCAGGGCCAGCCTCCCTAGACCAAGCGACTTCTCCAAGGCTTTGTACACATTAGACATTGGACAAAACGATCTTCATGCTGGATTAAGATTGAAGACGCTGGACGAAGTGCTTGCATCCCTTTCCAATATCACTGCACAGTTTGCTTCGACAATAGAGGTAATAAGTTTCATAAGGAGCTATCCATTTTCATTTTGAAGTCTTATGGTCTCGGATGACTAGCGTTTTGGGCGTACCCTGTGATTTTTTTTGAGTGGAAAATTGTTAACATTGAAGACAGCtacattttaaacatatttgtCACATGAAATGGCAAAACTGTGTAAAAATAGTGTCAACAGAGTGTATATGAACTCGTAAATGTTCTTAAAGAGATTAAAATCTTAAACAAAATAATGATATTGGTAGTTTTGCAGCAACTCTACCAACAAGGAGCAAGAGTTTTTTGGATTCACAACACAGGTCCCCTTGGCTGCTTGCCTGCAAGTCTTGCATATATACTGCCAAAACCCGGCGATCTGGACCAAAACGGTTGCTTGAAACCTCACAATGAGGTGGCTCAAGAATTTAACCGGAAGCTCAAGGAAAGAGTGCTTAGCCTAAGGACCCAACTTTCTGATGCAGTTCTCACTTATGTCGATATTTACATAGCAAAATACACGCTTATCAATGAGGCAGAGAAGTACGGTAAGTTTTTTTCGCTTCATGCGTCTAGCTAGTTTTCTATGCTTCATTTCTTTCGCATGTCCAAAAGCTTATTCCCTGGCGTCTGGAAATTTCAGGTTTTTCTAGTCCTCTAGTTCAATGCTGTGGAAGTTACGGCGATTACCATGTCCATTGTGGGATGAAAGCTATTGTTAATGGCACTGAAGTTGAGGCTCTCTGTAGCAATCCTTCGAAGTACATTAGCTGGGATGGGGTGCACTATTCCGATGCTGCAAATGAATGGATAGCCAACCAAATTATGGACGGCTCATTCTCCGACCCTCCAGTATCAATCACTGAAGCGTGTCACAGTCCTCCACAGTTCTGATTCAACTTCAAGCAGATAACTTGTGCTATAAGTTTGGTACAGATTTAATATTGTACTTAATCATTGAGATGAGAGTGTTTAAATTAAGGATCCAACTTTGTTTTGTtcttgaataaaaataaaacaaccgATGTGGACACCAAACAAATGAAATCCAATTATGTTTGTGATGATAtcactacatattttctatttcataattttttgctTTCACATTCTGCTTCCTGCGTGCCCGTTGACCTTCAAATCTATGAGGGCTATTCTCTCTATTTCATGAAGTAGGAGGTTCTTATGAACCGTGCGAGCTTTTTTACCATCGTCAAGTGGTGGAGAGAACCGTGGGGGCTGTAGAAGAGTGTGGAAGCAGTGGCGGTTGCAGTTGTTTTATTTGCTGTTCTTTCGACTTACTTAGGCCTTGGACCACAGAAGAAATTGAGTAGTGGTTCTCAATTCCCGGCGATGTATAACTTTGGGGATTCAAATTCGGACACAGGTAGTTTGTCAGCTACATTTTATCAGCTCCCTTCTCCCTACGGCTACACGTACTTTGGTAAACCTTCAGGCAGGTTCTCAGACGGGCGTAACATTATTGATTTTATAGGTTAGTGCATCAAACTGTTGTCCTTGCTTTTCCTTCAAATTTAAGCCAACTTATGAACTTTTTATGGAACAATCTTGCAGCTCAAAGGTTGGATTTTCCATTTTTAAGTGCTTATCTGGATTCTGTTGGAGCAAAGAATTTCGCAATTGGAGCATCTACAATTCAGCCATTAGATGCCAGGATATTTGAAGAGAGATATAGCTCCATCTCTTTTAACGTACAACTTTCACAATTTGCACAGCTCAAAGCACGCATAAATGAGCTTTTCCCTCGAGGTAGGAATTCATGTTTTATGAGACGTTTTACTTTGACTAGTAATTCTTTGTGCTGGGTTTCACCGAATGATGGATTAAGGCCGGCCTCCCAAGACCAGAGGACTTCTCCAAGGTCTTGTATACTTTAGACATCAGACAAAACGATCTTAATGCCGGGTTAAACTGGAAACCGGCAGACCAAGTGCTGGCATCCGTCTCCACCATAGCAGCAGTTAGCCTTGACAACTGAGGTAACAAGTTTCATAATTACTAAATCAATTTCTTCATTTCACGAATCACTACTGTATGGCGTAACTTTAATAACACGAAGTCAGAAACAATATCTCTA
Proteins encoded in this window:
- the LOC126597576 gene encoding eukaryotic translation initiation factor 4B2-like, which encodes MANPWRGAGAWAAEAERAEAEELASAAQAESQSFPSLKEASSAKPKKKKMSLSEFYNASSTPASNRVGLTPDEMMRLPTGPKERSAEDMQYGRLGGGFSSYGRSGPNPGRGGDGEGGDGSWGGGGRRSYGGFDDDRRGPPSRVSDFDQPSRADEVDNWAMTKKSLPSEDSSRQSRYSSLGSGGAGGGGGGMGAPAWSRADEVDNWAVGKKPAPSRSSTFGSGFRDSGAEPDRWARGGREVDRVERERPKLVLDPPKGENEPLQVVKTNKPNPFGAARPREEILAEKGTDWKKLELEIEAKKTSRPTSAHSSRPSSAQSSRSEGPGLHGSDNAVKPRPKVNPFGDAKPREVLLEERGKDWRKIDLELEHQGIDRPGSGAGRPGSAAGRGGSFLERTPSYSDSRSMEYVDGPPSQGKGDPWARPFDDRRSFHGGRERGGFLGNRDMGRARSREGW
- the LOC126597577 gene encoding GDSL esterase/lipase At5g14450-like; the encoded protein is MDRASFGSINRWWRGPWGVKKSVEAVAVGVVLVGALSVFLGLAPQNTSSNGCQFPAMFNFGDSNSDTGGLSATFFRLPAPYGNTFFGKPSGRFSDGRLMIDFIAQKLGFPFVSAYLDAVGTNFYHGASFATGGSTIQPLDGKMFEARYSPISLNVQLAQFARLKARANEVFAEGKSSKVRASLPRPSDFSKALYTLDIGQNDLHAGLRLKTLDEVLASLSNITAQFASTIEQLYQQGARVFWIHNTGPLGCLPASLAYILPKPGDLDQNGCLKPHNEVAQEFNRKLKERVLSLRTQLSDAVLTYVDIYIAKYTLINEAEKYGFSSPLVQCCGSYGDYHVHCGMKAIVNGTEVEALCSNPSKYISWDGVHYSDAANEWIANQIMDGSFSDPPVSITEACHSPPQF